From one Triticum urartu cultivar G1812 chromosome 3, Tu2.1, whole genome shotgun sequence genomic stretch:
- the LOC125544032 gene encoding V-type proton ATPase subunit c''2, which yields MSSDYSSSWARALVHISPYTFSAIGIAVSIGVSVLGAAWGIFITGSSLIGAAIKAPRITSKNLISVIFCEAVAIYGVIVAIILQTKLESVPTSRMHDPESMRAGYAIFASGLIVGFANLVCGVCVGIIGSSCALSDAQNSTLFVKILVIEIFGSALGLFGVIVGIIMSAQATWPTKV from the exons ATGTCGTCGGACTACTCGTCGTCGTGGGCGCGCGCGCTCGTGCATATCTCGCCCTACACCTTCTCCGCCATCGGCATCGCCGTCTCCATCGGCGTCTCTGTCCTCGGCGCAGCATG GGGGATCTTCATCACGGGGAGCAGCCTCATCGGGGCCGCCATCAAGGCGCCCAGGATCACCTCCAAGAACCTCATCAG TGTCATCTTCTGTGAGGCCGTTGCAATTTATGGTGTAATCGTGGCGATCATCCTCCAAACAAAGCTTGAAAGTGTGCCAACATCCCGAATGCATGATCCAGAGTCTATGCGAGCTGGTTATGCAATCTTTGCCTCAGGTCTTATTGTCGGCTTTGCTAATCTTGTTTGCGG GGTATGCGTGGGAATAATTGGAAGCAGCTGTGCACTCTCTGATGCCCAGAATTCAACACTCTTTGTAAAGATCCTGGTGATTGAGATCTTCGGCAGTGCTTTGGGTCTCTTTGGAGTGATCGTGGGCATAATTATGTCAGCTCAAGCAACATGGCCAACGAAAGTCTAA